From the Serratia nematodiphila DZ0503SBS1 genome, one window contains:
- the can gene encoding carbonate dehydratase: protein MKEIEELIANNQAWSANISQEDPDFFERLAQAQKPRFLWIGCSDSRVPAERLTGLEPGELFVHRNVANLVIHTDLNCLSVVQYAVDVLEVEHIIICGHLGCGGVQAAVENPELGLIDNWLLHIRDLWYKHSSLLGELPPEQRFDMLCEINVIEQVYNLGHSTIMQSAWKRGQKVMIHGWVYGIQDGRLRDMEVLATSRESLEMGYRKAIAKLKQDKGV from the coding sequence ATGAAAGAAATCGAAGAGCTTATCGCCAACAACCAGGCCTGGTCGGCCAATATCAGTCAGGAAGACCCGGATTTTTTTGAACGTTTAGCCCAGGCGCAAAAGCCCCGCTTCTTATGGATTGGTTGCTCTGACAGCCGCGTTCCCGCAGAACGCCTGACCGGCCTCGAGCCGGGTGAACTGTTCGTCCATCGCAACGTGGCGAACCTCGTAATCCACACCGATCTTAACTGCCTGTCGGTGGTGCAGTATGCGGTAGATGTGCTGGAAGTCGAACACATCATCATCTGCGGCCACCTGGGCTGCGGCGGCGTGCAGGCGGCGGTGGAAAACCCGGAGCTGGGTTTGATCGACAACTGGCTGCTGCACATTCGCGATCTGTGGTACAAGCACAGCTCGCTGCTGGGCGAGCTGCCGCCGGAACAGCGTTTCGACATGCTGTGCGAGATCAACGTCATTGAACAGGTGTACAACCTGGGCCACTCCACCATCATGCAGTCCGCCTGGAAGCGCGGCCAGAAGGTGATGATCCACGGTTGGGTGTACGGCATTCAGGACGGCCGCCTGCGCGATATGGAAGTGCTGGCGACCAGCCGCGAGAGCCTGGAGATGGGCTACCGCAAAGCGATAGCCAAACTGAAGCAGGATAAAG